In Hymenobacter volaticus, the genomic window TTCATTGTGAGTGACTTGCAATTTGCAGCGGATAATCTAGCGCCTAAATCAACCGCTCAAACGGGTCGGACCACCAAAGCCGCCGCTCAGGCCATGTTGGCTAAGGTGTACCTGTATCAGAAAAACTACCAGCAGGCCTACGCCCTGACCAACGAGATTATCCAGGGCCGCTCGGGAGCCTACGCGCTGTACCCAAACTACGCCGACGTGTGGCGCACGCCGGGCGCCAACAGCTCGGAATCCATCTTCGAGATACAGACGGGCGTTAACGCCGCCTGCAACAACTCGGCGGTCAGCATTTACACCGTGTGCCAGGGCCCGCGCTCCGGTGGCCGCGGCGGGTGGGCCGATTTGGGCTTTGGCTTCAACACGCCCACGCAAGACTTGGCTAATGCCTACGAACCCAACGACGTGCGCCGGGCCGGCTCCATTATCTTTATCAATCCTACTGCTCCGGCTGGTCAGCGTTCCACGGGCACGGTGCTTTGGGACGGATTCCGCATCCCGAGCAAGGACTCGGTGGAAGGCTTGCGCTACAGCTACAAAGCCTACCACAGCCGCACCCGTGAAGCCAACTGCGGCAACAACGACTACCTGCCCAAGAACGTCCGAATCCTGCGCTACGCCGATGTGCTGCTCATCAACGCCGAAGCGGCTTTGCAAATCGGCAACACCGGAGCTGCTGCTACTAGCCTGAACCTCGTGCGCACCCGCGCCGGCCTGCCAAGTATCGCAACCCCCACGCTCGCGCAAATCTGGCGGGAGCGTCGTGTAGAACTGGCCCTGGAACAGGACCGGTTCTTTGACCTGGTGCGTCAGGAAAGCGTGCAGCCCGGCCGCATCGTTCCCATTTTCGCGGCCCAAGGCAAGACCT contains:
- a CDS encoding RagB/SusD family nutrient uptake outer membrane protein; the encoded protein is MRAYFYFNLVRLYGGVPLLDRVPATSEINNPEFQRRATAEEIYQFIVSDLQFAADNLAPKSTAQTGRTTKAAAQAMLAKVYLYQKNYQQAYALTNEIIQGRSGAYALYPNYADVWRTPGANSSESIFEIQTGVNAACNNSAVSIYTVCQGPRSGGRGGWADLGFGFNTPTQDLANAYEPNDVRRAGSIIFINPTAPAGQRSTGTVLWDGFRIPSKDSVEGLRYSYKAYHSRTREANCGNNDYLPKNVRILRYADVLLINAEAALQIGNTGAAATSLNLVRTRAGLPSIATPTLAQIWRERRVELALEQDRFFDLVRQESVQPGRIVPIFAAQGKTFTKGKNEIYPIPQAQIDLSGGQLTQNPGY